In Apium graveolens cultivar Ventura chromosome 10, ASM990537v1, whole genome shotgun sequence, the following are encoded in one genomic region:
- the LOC141692287 gene encoding subtilisin-like protease SBT1.8 — protein sequence MGSVITYLCSFTVLLYLLNNVGAKQTYIVHMKHDRKPELFQTHHDWYSSSLQSVSDAPDTLLYTYTTAYHGYAASLSLEEVELLRQSEGVIDVYDENVYNLHTTRTPEFLGLDREVGLWAGRSPQQLNQASQDVIVGVLDTGVWPESMSFSDSDMPNIPARWKGECESGPDFDPKLCNKKLIGARAFSKGYQTATGNSVKKINESLSPRDVDGHGTHTASTAAGSHVGNASLLGYARGVARGMAMHARVATYKVCWKAGCFGSDILAGMERAIHDGVDVLSMSLGGGSGPYHRDTIAIGAFTAMEMGILVSCSAGNSGPVQSSLANVAPWIMTVGAGTLDRDFPAFAVLGDGRKFTGVSLYSGDGMGEKPVGIVYNKGGSSSSNLCLPGSLDPETVRGKVVFCDRGVNARVEKGKVVKEAGGVGLILANTAENGEELVADSHLIPAVAVGRKMGDVIREYVRKEEKATAVLSFGGTVLGVRPSPVVAAFSSRGPNVVTRQILKPDVIGPGVNILAGWSEAVGPTGLESDSRKTQYNIMSGTSMSCPHISGLAALLKAAHPEWSPSAIKSALMTTAYTQDNSKSPLRDAATGGFSDPWAYGSGHVDPHKAISPGLVYDLTSQDYVKFLCSLDYSIPHIQTIVKHPNVTCTKKFADPGQLNYPSFSIIFGESRVARYTRELTNVGAAGSEYEVVINAPSTVGVTVNPTKLTFKNLGDKLRYTVTFVSKKGMNRMGKSLFGSISWNNAEHQVSSPVAFQWSHVLR from the exons ATGGGGTCTGTAATAACATATCTATGTTCATTTACAGTTTTACTATATTTACTCAACAATGTTGGTGCTAAACAAACTTATATAGTTCATATGAAACATGACCGGAAGCCTGAACTATTCCAAACTCATCACGATTGGTACTCTTCCAGTCTGCAGTCGGTGTCTGATGCTCCTGATACGCTGTTGTACACGTATACAACAGCGTATCATGGATACGCTGCCTCACTGAGTCTCGAGGAAGTTGAATTGCTACGACAGTCGGAAGGTGTTATTGATGTTTATGACGAGAATGTTTACAATTTGCATACTACAAGGACACCAGAGTTTTTGGGATTGGATAGGGAAGTTGGATTGTGGGCTGGTAGATCGCCACAGCAGCTTAATCAGGCTTCACAGGATGTGATTGTTGGAGTTCTCGATACGGGCGTGTGGCCCGAATCGATGAGCTTTTCGGATAGTGATATGCCGAATATACCCGCCCGGTGGAAGGGCGAGTGTGAATCGGGTCCAGATTTTGACCCGAAACTATGTAACAAGAAGTTGATTGGAGCTAGAGCTTTTTCTAAAGGATATCAGACAGCAACCGGAAACTCTGTTAAAAAAATTAATGAAAGTTTGTCTCCTCGTGACGTGGATGGTCATGGGACCCACACAGCTAGTACAGCCGCGGGATCCCATGTTGGAAACGCGAGTTTGTTGGGGTACGCGCGTGGGGTGGCGCGTGGTATGGCAATGCATGCTAGGGTGGCTACTTATAAGGTGTGTTGGAAGGCTGGGTGTTTTGGTTCAGACATACTCGCGGGGATGGAGCGTGCAATTCACGACGGTGTCGACGTGCTTTCGATGTCGTTGGGTGGTGGGTCGGGTCCATATCATCGTGATACGATAGCAATTGGGGCTTTTACAGCAATGGAAATGGGGATTTTAGTGTCTTGTTCGGCCGGAAATAGCGGTCCGGTTCAGAGTTCATTAGCGAATGTTGCACCCTGGATTATGACAGTTGGAGCTGGAACCCTGGACCGGGATTTTCCGGCTTTTGCGGTTTTAGGAGATGGTAGAAAATTTACAGGAGTTTCTTTATATAGTGGTGATGGTATGGGAGAAAAACCGGTTGGAATTGTGTATAATAAGGGTGGGAGTAGTTCGAGTAATTTGTGTTTACCCGGTTCACTTGATCCGGAAACAGTTCGAGGGAAAGTGGTTTTCTGTGATCGTGGGGTTAATGCTCGTGTTGAGAAGGGGAAAGTGGTTAAGGAAGCTGGAGGAGTGGGTTTGATATTGGCTAACACGGCTGAGAATGGTGAGGAGCTTGTGGCGGATAGTCATTTGATCCCTGCTGTGGCGGTGGGGCGAAAAATGGGGGATGTTATTAGGGAGTATGTGAGGAAGGAGGAGAAGGCGACAGCGGTTTTGAGTTTTGGTGGGACGGTTTTGGGTGTTAGGCCTTCACCTGTGGTTGCGGCATTTAGTTCTAGAGGGCCTAATGTTGTGACACGGCAAATATTGAAGCCGGATGTGATTGGACCCGGTGTTAATATTTTAGCTGGCTGGTCGGAGGCTGTTGGACCTACTGGATTGGAGTCGGATAGTAGGAAGACTCAGTACAACATCATGTCAG GTACATCAATGTCTTGCCCTCATATCAGTGGGTTAGCAGCACTGTTGAAAGCAGCACATCCAGAATGGAGTCCGAGCGCAATCAAATCTGCCCTCATGACCACTGCCTACACTCAAGACAACAGCAAATCCCCACTTCGTGATGCAGCAACAGGTGGTTTCTCCGATCCATGGGCATACGGATCAGGCCACGTAGACCCTCACAAGGCCATCTCTCCTGGTCTTGTATACGACTTAACATCTCAGGACTACGTTAAATTTCTTTGCTCCTTGGACTACAGCATTCctcacattcaaaccattgtGAAACATCCCAATGTCACATGCACCAAGAAATTTGCTGATCCAGGCCAGTTAAATTACCCTTCGTTCTCAATCATTTTTGGAGAGTCTAGAGTTGCACGATACACTCGAGAACTGACAAACGTTGGAGCTGCAGGGTCAGAATACGAAGTTGTGATCAATGCACCCTCTACTGTCGGGGTGACTGTGAATCCAACTAAACTAACATTTAAAAACTTAGGAGATAAGCTCCGGTACACGGTTACATTTGTTTCGAAGAAGGGAATGAACAGGATGGGGAAAAGCCTATTTGGATCAATCAGCTGGAACAATGCCGAACACCAAGTTAGCAGCCCGGTTGCTTTCCAATGGTCACATGTACTAAGATAA
- the LOC141692361 gene encoding cation/calcium exchanger 4-like has product MGFLEFFNGFYHKKHMKFRGAFNGVCASVLLIFLFYHKGVIFNSPLRKQSLSLAKNWDFRGGLNESVIRRNLKQVGLNLSDFEGSDLIAEQPDACAGLYEHEGYDNQCEFLTAYPQCTSGGFFDYIRFFSCDCENVKILGFLVLGVWLVALFYLLGNTASDYFCCSLEKLSVLWNLPPTVAGVTLLPLGNGAPDVFASIAAFVGSDEGGVGLNSVLGGAVFVTCVVVGTISLIVADQHVQIDKKCFLRDVGFFLFALLSLLVILIVGKLSIGGAVAFVAIYVVYAFSIAAYEIWRRGSRRLKLHSVRQLLPVAGSILSRETGDEESIYSGLLESGNEVPHLPRLPHWMWASSVVIYANDSVDASLQETPKLLWGWNEEETTDISYFSCSRICSVLELPFVLPRRLTIPVIEDDRWSKGYAVASASLAPILLAFVWNTQDDLNFLNGEIAYVVGTVAGCALGFLAFKFTTSDQPPQSYLLPWILGGFFMSIIWFYIIANELVALLVSLGVIFGVNPSLLGLTVLAWGNSMGDLMSNVALAMNGGDGIQIAMSGCFAGPMFNTLAGLGISMLLGAWNTRPELYIIPRDSSLYYTLGFLMLGLVWSLIVLPKSDMRPTKLLGIGLMTIYLIFLSLRVTMAMNDGSLIGSD; this is encoded by the coding sequence ATGGGCTTTCTTGAATTTTTCAATGGATTTTATCATAAGAAACACATGAAGTTTCGTGGAGCGTTTAATGGTGTTTGTGCTTCTGTGTTGCTTATTTTCTTGTTTTATCACAAGGGGGTAATATTTAATAGCCCATTACGAAAACAGTCTTTGAGTTTGGCCAAGAATTGGGATTTTAGAGGTGGTTTAAATGAGAGTGTGATCAGAAGAAATTTAAAACAAGTTGGATTAAATTTGAGTGATTTTGAAGGGAGTGATTTGATTGCTGAACAGCCTGATGCTTGTGCTGGATTGTATGAACATGAAGGTTATGATAACCAGTGTGAGTTCTTGACTGCCTATCCTCAATGTACATCAGGGGGGTTTTTCGATTACATTAGGTTCTTCTCTTGTGATTGCGAGAATGtgaaaattttggggtttttGGTGTTGGGAGTCTGGTTGGTTGCTTTGTTTTATCTATTGGGTAATACTGCTTCAGATTATTTTTGTTGTTCTCTTGAGAAGCTGTCTGTTTTGTGGAACTTGCCACCTACTGTTGCTGGGGTGACTCTTCTTCCGTTGGGTAATGGAGCGCCTGACGTGTTTGCGAGCATTGCTGCTTTTGTTGGTAGTGATGAAGGAGGTGTTGGACTTAACAGTGTGTTGGGTGGAGCCGTGTTTGTGACTTGTGTTGTTGTTGGGACTATTTCTCTTATTGTAGCCGATCAACATGTTCAGATTGATAAGAAATGTTTTCTAAGAGATGTCGGCTTCTTTTTGTTTGCACTTCTTTCCTTGCTTGTCATCTTGATTGTTGGGAAGTTGAGCATTGGTGGTGCAGTTGCGTTTGTTGCTATCTATGTTGTTTATGCCTTTTCCATTGCTGCATATGAGATATGGAGAAGAGGTTCGCGAAGGTTGAAACTGCATTCTGTTAGGCAATTGTTACCTGTTGCAGGGAGTATTCTTTCTCGTGAAACTGGAGATGAGGAATCTATATATTCTGGACTTTTGGAATCTGGAAACGAGGTGCCACACCTCCCTAGGTTACCTCACTGGATGTGGGCTTCCAGTGTAGTAATCTATGCAAATGATTCTGTAGATGCTAGTTTGCAAGAGACCCCAAAGCTTTTGTGGGGCTGGAATGAGGAGGAGACAACAGATATCTCTTACTTCTCATGTTCTAGGATATGCTCGGTGCTAGAACTACCATTCGTGCTTCCCAGACGATTGACTATTCCTGTAATTGAGGATGATCGGTGGTCAAAGGGGTATGCTGTGGCCAGTGCTTCACTGGCCCCTATTCTTCTGGCATTTGTTTGGAACACCCAAGatgatttaaattttttgaacGGTGAAATTGCATATGTAGTTGGAACAGTTGCTGGCTGTGCTCTTGGTTTTCTTGCTTTTAAATTCACTACATCAGATCAACCACCCCAGAGTTACCTATTACCATGGATTCTTGGTGGCTTCTTTATGAGTATCATCTGGTTCTACATTATTGCAAATGAACTGGTAGCTCTGCTGGTGTCTTTAGGTGTTATATTCGGAGTTAATCCATCTCTCCTTGGGCTAACTGTACTGGCATGGGGTAACTCGATGGGCGATTTGATGTCTAATGTTGCACTGGCTATGAATGGTGGAGATGGCATCCAGATTGCCATGTCAGGATGCTTTGCTGGGCCAATGTTTAACACACTTGCTGGTTTGGGGATCTCTATGCTGCTAGGAGCCTGGAATACGAGACCAGAATTATATATAATCCCGCGAGACTCTAGCTTGTATTATACACTGGGTTTTCTTATGCTAGGGCTAGTATGGTCACTCATTGTCCTACCAAAATCTGACATGCGCCCTACCAAGTTATTGGGCATTGGCCTTATGACTATCTATCTGATATTTCTTTCTCTAAGGGTAACTATGGCCATGAATGATGGGTCATTAATAGGTTCAGATTGA
- the LOC141692288 gene encoding protein LURP-one-related 6-like has protein sequence MASGGNIMPIISKNFCSSSQVALTVRKRPHVVNGGGFVVTDCTHRVIFRVDGCGVLGRKDELLLSDGNGNALLLIRKKEGLVEAISIYRQWRGYSVEYKGSDKPLFRVKQPNLYIVNQNLIKISIDANEYQDKRSNFEIKGYFPDRECSIVDSKGSVIAEVGLEEITAINDLYHVVVNPGIDQAFVIGVIAVLDYIYDGSTRC, from the exons ATGGCTTCAGGAGGAAACATAATGCCGATAATTAGCAAAaatttctgttcatcttctcaAGTGGCCCTTACAGTTCGAAAGAGGCCGCATGTGGTGAATGGAGGAGGTTTTGTAGTCACAGATTGCACCCATAGAGTTATATTCAGAGTGGATGGTTGTGGTGTTTTGGGCAGAAAGGATGAGCTGCTTCTAAGCGATGGTAATGGCAACGCACTGCTTCTTATTCGCAAAAAG GAAGGGCTAGTTGAAGCAATAAGCATATACAGGCAATGGAGAGGCTACAGTGTTGAGTATAAAGGATCTGATAAGCCGCTTTTCAGGGTAAAACAGCCTAATTTATATATTGTGAATCAGAATCTAATCAAAATTTCTATTGATGCAAATGAATACCAAGACAAAAGGAGTAATTTTGAAATCAAGGGGTATTTTCCAGATAGAGAATGCAGTATTGTTGACTCCAAAGGCAGTGTAATAGCAGAG GTTGGTTTGGAGGAAATAACAGCAATCAATGATCTGTACCATGTTGTAGTAAATCCTGGAATTGATCAAGCTTTTGTTATCGGAGTCATTGCCGTTCTGGACTACATATATGATGGATCAACCagatgctaa